Proteins encoded together in one Thermococcus barophilus MP window:
- the pheS gene encoding phenylalanine--tRNA ligase subunit alpha gives MELSYHEKLTLIKLKDLRKAKFEDLVKETGLDQVAVMRAVLWLQSKGLAKLHEKKKKVVKLTETGKKYAEIGLPERRALMLLAERGRVTLKDLTEVLSEDELKPIIGILRKEGWATVKKEDGKLVLEVTEKGREALNLDRPIDKALKILAENGEVEAKEIEDLISLNELKRRKVAEDELKTEREVEITEKGLKLAEKGLELKEEISILTPELIKSGKWRNVEFKRFNIKAPVKRIYPGKKQPYRAFLDKIRRKLIEMGFIEMTVESLIETQFWNFDALFQPQNHPARDWTDTYQLKYPKYGFLPEEELVERVKASHEHGWITGSRGWGYRWDPRMAMMLMPRAHGTALSARQLAKDVQIPGKYFAIQRVFRPDVLDRTHLIEFNQVEGFVIGEDLTFKHLLGILKRFATEVAGAKKVKFLPDYYPFTEPSVQMSAKHPELGWVEFGGAGIFREEMTKPLGIDVPVIAWGIGIDRLAMFKLGIDDIRYLFSYDLKWLREAKIIW, from the coding sequence ATGGAACTAAGTTATCATGAAAAATTAACTCTCATTAAGCTTAAGGACTTAAGAAAGGCAAAATTTGAGGATCTTGTTAAGGAAACAGGACTTGACCAAGTTGCAGTAATGAGAGCAGTACTATGGCTTCAAAGCAAAGGGCTTGCAAAGCTTCACGAAAAGAAGAAGAAAGTTGTAAAGCTAACGGAAACAGGCAAAAAATACGCTGAAATTGGACTTCCTGAGAGAAGAGCTCTAATGCTTCTTGCTGAGAGGGGTAGAGTGACTCTTAAGGATTTAACGGAAGTTCTTAGTGAGGATGAGCTTAAGCCGATAATTGGAATTCTGAGAAAAGAGGGATGGGCAACAGTCAAAAAGGAGGATGGTAAACTTGTTCTTGAGGTTACAGAGAAGGGCAGAGAAGCACTGAATTTGGATAGGCCCATAGATAAAGCCCTCAAAATTCTTGCTGAAAATGGTGAAGTTGAAGCTAAAGAAATTGAGGACTTAATCTCACTAAATGAGCTTAAACGAAGAAAAGTTGCAGAGGATGAGCTTAAAACAGAGAGGGAAGTTGAGATAACCGAAAAGGGGCTTAAGTTAGCAGAAAAGGGCTTAGAACTCAAGGAAGAAATCTCAATACTTACACCAGAGCTTATAAAAAGCGGTAAGTGGAGAAACGTTGAATTCAAGCGTTTTAATATTAAGGCACCAGTTAAGAGAATTTATCCTGGTAAAAAGCAGCCTTACAGAGCTTTTCTTGATAAGATTAGAAGAAAGCTCATTGAGATGGGTTTCATTGAGATGACAGTTGAAAGTTTAATTGAAACCCAATTCTGGAACTTTGATGCTCTGTTCCAGCCCCAAAATCATCCAGCAAGGGACTGGACGGACACTTACCAGCTTAAATATCCAAAGTATGGATTTTTGCCGGAGGAAGAGCTCGTTGAGAGAGTAAAAGCCTCTCACGAGCATGGGTGGATAACTGGTTCAAGGGGTTGGGGCTACAGATGGGATCCAAGAATGGCCATGATGCTGATGCCAAGGGCTCATGGAACAGCACTGAGTGCTCGTCAGTTGGCTAAAGATGTTCAAATTCCGGGGAAGTATTTTGCCATCCAGAGGGTCTTCAGACCAGATGTTTTGGATAGAACTCACTTGATAGAGTTCAACCAAGTTGAAGGATTTGTTATTGGAGAAGATTTAACATTTAAGCACCTTCTTGGAATACTCAAGCGCTTTGCTACCGAGGTTGCAGGAGCAAAGAAAGTAAAGTTTTTACCTGACTATTATCCGTTCACAGAGCCCAGTGTTCAGATGAGCGCTAAACATCCAGAGCTTGGCTGGGTTGAGTTTGGAGGTGCTGGGATTTTTAGAGAGGAGATGACCAAGCCTCTCGGAATCGATGTTCCAGTTATTGCATGGGGAATTGGAATTGATAGGTTAGCAATGTTTAAGCTCGGAATTGACGACATAAGGTACCTCTTCAGCTATGATCTAAAGTGGCTTAGAGAGGCTAAGATAATTTGGTGA
- the pheT gene encoding phenylalanine--tRNA ligase subunit beta, producing MPKFDVAKEDLERLIGKSFTVEEWEDLFLYAKCELDDIWEENGKIYFKADAKDTNRPDLWSAEGIARQIKWALGMKKGLPEYEVEKSDIVVYVDEKLKDIRPYGVYAVVENIRLDEEALKQLIQLQEKIALTFGRKRREVAIGTFDFDKLKPPFYYKAVEPDKIKFIPLNCEEEMTADEILEKHEKGQEYGHLIKGKPYYPLLIDSEGNVLSMPPVINSETHGKVTEKTRNIFIDITGWNLNKIMLALNVLVTALAERGGKIKSVKVVYKDFEIETPDLTPKEFEVELSYIKKLAGIELSDEQIKELLERMFYEVDLKDGKAKLKYPAFRDDIMHARDVLEDVLIAYGYNNIEPEEPKLAVQGKGNDFIEFENAIRELMIGFGLQEVMTFNLTNKEAQFTKMNIPEEEIVEIENPVSLRWSALRKWLLPSLMEFLSLNTHEEYPQKIFEVGKATLIDETRETKTVSESKLAVVIAHPRVTFTEVKEILDSIMHHLGFEYELEETEHGSFIPGRVGKIVVEGKEVGIIGEIHPQVLENWGIEMPVAAFEIFLRPLYKPSS from the coding sequence ATGCCAAAGTTCGATGTTGCTAAGGAGGATTTGGAAAGGCTCATAGGAAAGTCCTTCACGGTTGAGGAGTGGGAAGACTTATTCCTTTATGCTAAATGTGAGCTCGACGATATCTGGGAGGAAAACGGCAAAATTTACTTTAAAGCTGATGCAAAAGACACAAACAGACCAGACTTATGGAGTGCCGAGGGAATTGCGAGACAGATAAAGTGGGCACTGGGAATGAAAAAGGGCTTGCCAGAATACGAAGTTGAGAAGAGCGACATTGTTGTTTACGTTGATGAGAAGCTTAAGGATATTAGACCCTATGGAGTCTATGCAGTTGTTGAAAACATTAGGCTTGATGAGGAAGCCCTTAAACAGCTGATTCAGCTTCAGGAGAAAATTGCTTTAACCTTCGGAAGGAAGAGAAGGGAAGTTGCAATTGGGACTTTTGACTTTGATAAACTCAAGCCCCCCTTTTACTACAAGGCAGTTGAGCCAGATAAGATAAAATTCATCCCTTTGAACTGTGAGGAAGAGATGACCGCTGATGAAATCCTCGAGAAGCACGAGAAAGGACAGGAATATGGGCATCTTATTAAAGGAAAGCCATATTATCCTCTTTTGATTGACAGCGAGGGCAATGTTCTTTCTATGCCTCCGGTTATAAACTCAGAAACTCACGGAAAAGTCACTGAAAAAACAAGAAACATATTCATAGACATCACTGGCTGGAACTTAAACAAGATAATGCTCGCTTTAAATGTTCTTGTAACGGCTTTAGCAGAGCGCGGCGGAAAGATAAAAAGCGTGAAAGTTGTTTACAAAGACTTTGAAATAGAGACGCCTGACTTAACTCCAAAAGAATTTGAAGTTGAGCTGAGCTATATCAAAAAGCTTGCTGGAATTGAATTAAGCGATGAGCAGATTAAGGAGCTTTTAGAAAGAATGTTCTATGAAGTTGATCTTAAGGATGGAAAAGCCAAACTCAAGTACCCAGCGTTTAGAGACGACATAATGCATGCAAGGGATGTATTGGAGGATGTGCTCATCGCTTATGGATACAACAACATTGAACCAGAGGAGCCAAAATTGGCTGTTCAAGGAAAGGGAAACGACTTCATCGAGTTTGAGAATGCCATTAGAGAACTGATGATCGGTTTTGGGCTCCAAGAGGTCATGACGTTTAACCTGACAAACAAAGAAGCCCAGTTCACTAAAATGAATATCCCAGAGGAGGAGATAGTTGAAATCGAAAATCCAGTGAGTTTGAGATGGAGCGCATTGAGAAAATGGCTTCTCCCATCACTGATGGAATTCCTCAGCTTAAACACACACGAAGAGTATCCACAAAAGATTTTCGAAGTTGGCAAGGCGACACTCATTGATGAAACAAGGGAAACAAAAACGGTAAGCGAGAGCAAATTAGCAGTTGTGATAGCGCATCCCAGAGTTACATTTACAGAGGTTAAAGAAATTCTTGACAGCATTATGCACCATTTAGGCTTTGAATACGAGCTTGAAGAGACAGAGCACGGCTCATTTATTCCGGGCAGGGTTGGAAAGATAGTCGTTGAGGGCAAAGAAGTCGGGATAATTGGGGAGATCCACCCGCAGGTTTTGGAGAACTGGGGTATCGAAATGCCCGTTGCAGCTTTTGAGATATTTCTGAGACCTCTCTACAAACCCTCTTCCTAA
- the truA gene encoding tRNA pseudouridine(38-40) synthase TruA — protein sequence MRIALKIAYDGSKFYGFQRQPGLRTVEGEIIRVLQKLDVIESPENANFKGASRTDRGVSALGNVIAFNTENPKLAQPRVLNHHLRDIWVLGVAQVSDDFHPRFWAKSKIYRYYLVDEGFDVNAMKECARLFVGTHDFSAFARVEKFKDPIREVNRLEIIPRGDLIIIEIEGKSFLWEMVRRIVTALKLCGFGIVETEDIRKMLEGRTDKKLPPSPPENLVLWEIKYENIIFQIDEYSLRKIKQEFFERFSSFLVKAGMFKDWLSYL from the coding sequence ATGAGGATTGCGTTGAAAATAGCATATGATGGAAGTAAATTTTATGGATTCCAGCGACAGCCAGGGTTAAGAACCGTGGAAGGCGAAATAATTAGGGTTCTTCAAAAGCTTGATGTAATTGAGTCTCCAGAAAATGCTAATTTTAAAGGGGCATCAAGGACAGATAGGGGAGTTAGTGCCTTGGGAAATGTGATTGCATTTAACACGGAAAATCCAAAATTAGCCCAGCCCAGAGTTTTAAATCATCATTTAAGAGATATTTGGGTTTTAGGAGTTGCTCAAGTTTCAGATGACTTCCACCCGAGGTTCTGGGCAAAGAGCAAAATTTACCGGTACTACTTGGTTGATGAAGGGTTTGATGTAAATGCAATGAAAGAATGTGCCAGACTTTTCGTTGGCACCCATGATTTTTCTGCCTTTGCCAGGGTAGAAAAGTTTAAAGACCCCATAAGAGAAGTTAACAGACTTGAAATTATCCCAAGGGGAGATTTGATCATAATTGAAATTGAAGGAAAGAGCTTTCTCTGGGAAATGGTGAGGAGAATTGTAACTGCATTGAAACTGTGTGGTTTTGGTATTGTTGAAACTGAAGATATACGAAAAATGCTGGAAGGAAGAACTGATAAAAAGCTTCCTCCTTCCCCTCCAGAAAATCTTGTTCTGTGGGAAATAAAATATGAAAATATCATCTTTCAAATTGATGAATACTCACTCAGAAAGATTAAACAGGAGTTTTTCGAAAGGTTTAGTAGCTTTTTGGTCAAAGCTGGCATGTTTAAGGATTGGTTATCTTATTTATGA
- a CDS encoding DEAD/DEAH box helicase, translated as MVTLRIPDKSAKVIIEKAEPKVYFMIYEALSYKRDFGKWEKPESLYDPYEKSFPVGLIPRVKRLLNSKGYRVRIIDERKVEGINLNSEWNEKYKLRRYQQKAVRKAIKAKMGVLALPVGSGKTVVGLRIVHELDLSALIVVHTKELLYQWKEKVEEVLGVEAGIVGDNKWNEKPVTVAMIQTLLSRGADKLELPYAIVIFDECHRTSAAEKFYQLGMSLPQVYRFGLSATPWRRIRGEEIKIEGAIGPIIYEVKADELIREGFLAKPKFEIIQYKSKMPALAERYKELYEEMIMENEERNKAIVEKAIELAKEGHRVLIDVRRIDHGEILVKMLKERGVNAEFLSSQSPNRWEIFEKFKKGEIQVLVSTLLKEGVDIPEISAIILAGGGKSDIMTIQTIGRALRPKDGREAVIVDVQDDDPLLFTHFIEREKALKHYYGKFYDNGISTKVKQKS; from the coding sequence ATGGTAACGTTACGAATCCCAGATAAAAGTGCAAAGGTCATCATAGAGAAGGCAGAACCGAAAGTGTACTTTATGATTTATGAAGCCTTAAGCTACAAGAGAGATTTCGGTAAATGGGAGAAGCCTGAAAGCTTATATGATCCATATGAGAAGTCTTTTCCCGTAGGTCTGATTCCGAGAGTTAAGAGACTTTTGAATTCCAAAGGTTACCGGGTTAGGATTATAGATGAAAGGAAAGTGGAAGGCATCAATCTGAACTCAGAATGGAACGAGAAGTACAAACTAAGGAGATATCAGCAGAAAGCCGTTAGAAAGGCAATAAAGGCAAAGATGGGTGTTCTTGCGTTACCTGTTGGTAGTGGAAAAACAGTTGTTGGCTTGAGGATAGTCCACGAACTCGATCTTTCTGCCCTTATAGTCGTTCACACTAAGGAACTCCTCTATCAGTGGAAAGAAAAAGTTGAAGAAGTTCTCGGAGTCGAAGCTGGCATTGTGGGGGATAACAAATGGAATGAAAAACCCGTAACTGTGGCAATGATTCAGACGCTTCTTTCAAGAGGTGCTGATAAACTTGAGCTCCCATATGCTATTGTAATTTTTGATGAGTGTCACAGAACTTCAGCGGCTGAAAAGTTCTACCAGCTTGGTATGTCTCTCCCCCAAGTCTACCGCTTTGGGCTCTCAGCTACACCATGGAGACGGATTAGAGGGGAAGAGATAAAGATCGAAGGAGCAATAGGGCCTATAATCTATGAGGTTAAGGCAGATGAGCTGATTAGAGAAGGATTCTTGGCAAAACCAAAATTCGAAATTATACAATACAAGTCAAAAATGCCAGCATTAGCTGAGAGATACAAGGAGCTCTACGAAGAAATGATCATGGAAAATGAGGAAAGAAATAAGGCTATAGTTGAAAAAGCTATTGAACTTGCAAAAGAAGGACACAGGGTCTTGATTGATGTCAGGAGAATTGATCACGGGGAAATCTTGGTGAAGATGCTCAAGGAGAGAGGGGTTAACGCTGAGTTTTTAAGCTCTCAAAGCCCCAATAGATGGGAAATTTTTGAGAAATTTAAAAAAGGGGAAATTCAAGTCTTGGTTTCAACTCTGCTTAAAGAGGGAGTTGACATACCAGAAATTTCTGCTATAATTTTAGCTGGCGGGGGAAAGAGTGACATAATGACAATCCAGACCATAGGAAGAGCCTTGAGACCAAAGGATGGAAGGGAAGCGGTAATAGTTGATGTGCAGGATGATGATCCGCTATTATTCACACACTTTATCGAAAGGGAGAAAGCTTTGAAGCATTATTACGGAAAATTTTACGATAATGGTATTTCAACCAAGGTCAAACAAAAATCATAA
- a CDS encoding UbiD family decarboxylase, giving the protein MLREIIEKFEDEVVTIEKPISKSLEITKYLLKYKTKPVLFKDVDGWEVVGNLWSTRERIAKYLGIKKEDILHVMECAMDNLHDYKLIEKAEFMENITKDFSLKELPIPKYYPKDGGEYFTSAVVVAKDENGFVNMSFHRMMVIDDKRTAIRIVPRHLYAMWKEKAERGEELDVRIIVGNPIYVLLAAATSVEYGKSELNIASAIKEKTLGSPLEVVNVNGIEVPAESELVFEAKILPELTDEGPFVDITGTYDHIRKQPVVVFEKMYHVDNPIFHVLLPGGYEHYMLMGLPKEPQIYKSVKRVVPKVHGVRLTEGGCMWLHAVVSITKHHDGDGKNAILAAFAGHPSLKHVVVVDEDVNIYDDREVEWAIATRFQADRDLVVIPNARGSSLDPSADKSLTAKWGIDATKPLDKKEEFERAKL; this is encoded by the coding sequence ATGCTGAGGGAAATCATCGAAAAATTTGAAGATGAAGTTGTCACTATTGAAAAGCCCATTAGCAAAAGCCTTGAGATAACGAAATATTTGCTTAAATACAAAACAAAGCCTGTTCTCTTCAAAGATGTTGATGGATGGGAGGTCGTTGGTAATCTCTGGTCAACGAGGGAGAGAATAGCAAAATACTTGGGCATTAAAAAAGAGGATATTCTGCATGTTATGGAGTGCGCAATGGATAATCTTCACGATTACAAATTAATTGAGAAAGCAGAGTTCATGGAAAACATCACTAAAGATTTCTCCCTTAAAGAACTCCCGATTCCAAAGTACTACCCAAAAGATGGAGGGGAATATTTCACGTCTGCTGTTGTAGTTGCGAAAGACGAAAACGGCTTTGTGAACATGTCTTTCCACAGAATGATGGTGATTGATGATAAAAGGACAGCAATAAGAATTGTTCCCCGTCACTTGTATGCAATGTGGAAAGAGAAAGCAGAGAGAGGAGAAGAGCTTGATGTCAGAATAATTGTTGGTAATCCAATCTATGTTTTGCTTGCCGCTGCTACAAGCGTAGAATACGGCAAGAGTGAGCTTAACATTGCTTCTGCAATAAAGGAGAAAACCTTAGGGTCGCCTTTAGAGGTTGTCAATGTCAACGGTATTGAAGTTCCAGCGGAGAGTGAGCTTGTTTTTGAGGCAAAGATTCTGCCGGAGCTGACTGATGAAGGTCCTTTCGTTGACATAACGGGAACTTATGATCACATCAGAAAGCAGCCCGTCGTAGTTTTTGAGAAGATGTACCACGTTGACAATCCAATTTTCCATGTCCTTCTGCCAGGAGGCTATGAGCACTACATGCTCATGGGCCTTCCAAAAGAGCCTCAAATCTACAAGAGCGTGAAAAGGGTTGTCCCTAAAGTGCATGGAGTAAGGCTGACGGAAGGAGGCTGCATGTGGCTTCATGCCGTTGTTTCAATTACAAAGCACCACGATGGCGATGGAAAGAACGCTATATTGGCGGCATTTGCAGGACATCCATCATTAAAGCACGTTGTAGTTGTTGATGAGGATGTAAACATCTATGATGACAGGGAAGTGGAGTGGGCTATAGCAACAAGATTTCAAGCTGATAGGGATTTGGTGGTAATTCCAAATGCAAGGGGCTCTTCGCTTGACCCTTCAGCCGATAAAAGCCTGACAGCAAAGTGGGGCATTGATGCCACGAAGCCTTTGGATAAAAAGGAAGAGTTTGAGAGGGCTAAATTATGA
- the proC gene encoding pyrroline-5-carboxylate reductase translates to MKIAVIGAGTVGSAVAKALSEKYEVIATRRRIEKVRWLEKHGVKLMKDNKAAAEVADVIILTVKPNKVRKVLEEIREVVKGKIVISFAAGIPLKVLKSSADAKFVRAMPNIAILVKESFTAYATNDLSDEEIKLVEEIFETFGKCIKIEEEYMDAITGLSGSGPAYASVFLESLIYGGLKVGLPRDVALLAAAQTLLGTAKLLLETNLHPAQIRDMVITPGGTTIDGIFELEDSRVRTAIMKAVDAATKKSKILSLEINR, encoded by the coding sequence ATGAAAATAGCTGTAATCGGGGCTGGAACAGTTGGAAGTGCTGTTGCCAAAGCGCTCTCAGAGAAATATGAAGTCATAGCCACAAGGAGAAGAATTGAAAAGGTCAGATGGCTCGAAAAACATGGCGTTAAGCTCATGAAGGACAATAAGGCTGCAGCTGAAGTAGCAGATGTCATTATACTCACTGTAAAGCCAAATAAAGTTAGAAAAGTTCTTGAAGAAATTAGAGAAGTCGTTAAAGGGAAAATCGTCATTTCATTTGCCGCTGGCATTCCTTTAAAGGTTCTTAAAAGCTCAGCTGATGCAAAGTTTGTTAGAGCTATGCCGAATATAGCAATTCTCGTGAAAGAATCGTTCACAGCTTATGCCACAAATGATCTGAGCGATGAAGAAATAAAGCTTGTTGAGGAGATTTTTGAAACCTTTGGAAAGTGCATTAAAATTGAAGAGGAATACATGGACGCAATAACAGGTCTGAGCGGCTCTGGACCAGCTTATGCTTCCGTCTTTTTAGAATCTCTCATATATGGAGGTTTAAAAGTTGGATTACCAAGGGATGTTGCCCTACTCGCAGCTGCTCAGACCCTTCTGGGCACAGCAAAGCTCCTCTTGGAGACAAATTTACACCCGGCCCAAATTAGAGATATGGTGATAACCCCAGGAGGAACAACGATAGATGGTATTTTTGAGCTTGAAGACAGCAGGGTAAGAACGGCGATAATGAAAGCTGTGGATGCCGCGACGAAGAAGTCGAAGATTCTGTCGCTTGAGATTAATCGGTAA
- the asd gene encoding aspartate-semialdehyde dehydrogenase, whose amino-acid sequence MEVAILGATGLVGQIFVRLLENHPWFKIERLVASERSKGKKYREIAEWVSDDTGDIEVESLEDFLKNPDVDLVFSALPSSIAGKVEEKLAEKIPVFSNASSHRYEDDVPILVPEVNADQLKLIEFQQEQRGWEGFIVTNPNCSTAILMLSLKVLSEFGLKKVNVATMQAISGAGFKGLSALQIFDNVIPYIEKEEWKIENESRKILGFDFEMSAITTRVPVSHGHTEAVFVELSEDISVEELRKAFDSFDPLKKLKLPSYAKPIVYKEIPQPKLHRKLGNGMTVTVGRLEKIGKKKFKYVTLGHNLVRGAAGGSILNAELSYRLGVIK is encoded by the coding sequence ATGGAGGTTGCAATTTTAGGTGCTACAGGTTTAGTTGGACAGATATTTGTAAGGCTCTTAGAAAATCACCCCTGGTTTAAAATTGAAAGATTGGTAGCCTCAGAGAGATCAAAGGGAAAAAAGTACAGAGAGATTGCAGAATGGGTCAGTGATGATACTGGGGATATAGAGGTAGAGAGCTTGGAAGATTTCCTGAAGAATCCAGACGTGGACTTAGTCTTCTCAGCTTTGCCCTCTTCAATAGCCGGTAAAGTTGAGGAAAAGCTTGCCGAGAAAATTCCCGTGTTCAGCAACGCTTCGTCCCATAGATATGAAGATGATGTGCCCATTTTAGTTCCAGAGGTTAACGCGGACCAGTTAAAGCTTATCGAATTTCAGCAAGAGCAAAGAGGGTGGGAGGGGTTTATAGTTACAAACCCAAACTGTTCCACAGCCATTTTAATGCTTTCGCTGAAAGTTCTTTCAGAATTCGGACTCAAAAAGGTCAACGTTGCAACGATGCAGGCAATAAGTGGAGCTGGATTTAAGGGCTTATCGGCTCTGCAGATCTTTGACAACGTAATTCCCTACATTGAAAAAGAGGAGTGGAAAATCGAGAATGAATCAAGGAAGATCCTTGGCTTTGACTTTGAGATGTCAGCCATTACAACGAGGGTTCCAGTATCTCATGGACACACAGAGGCAGTTTTTGTTGAACTTAGTGAAGACATCAGTGTAGAAGAACTTAGAAAAGCTTTTGACTCATTTGATCCATTGAAAAAGCTTAAGCTTCCTTCATATGCAAAGCCAATCGTTTATAAGGAAATTCCCCAGCCAAAACTTCACAGAAAACTCGGCAATGGAATGACAGTTACAGTTGGAAGATTAGAAAAAATCGGGAAGAAAAAGTTCAAATACGTCACTTTAGGACACAATTTAGTTAGAGGAGCTGCTGGAGGTTCGATTCTGAATGCAGAGCTATCTTATAGGTTAGGGGTGATAAAATGA
- the thrC gene encoding threonine synthase, which produces MLRCIECGKEYSEDEVRYRCECGGLLEIIIDLDKVENVFDGKNMTLWKYKSFIPVEKRVSLKEGGTPLYRLENLQKELEMRELYVKNEGANPTGSFKDRGMTVGVSKAIELGMDKVICASTGNTSASLAAYSAKAGIKSYVLVPSGKIALGKLAQAIVYGAKVVPVRGNFDNALRVVVEASRELGVYMLNSINPFRLEGQKTIAFEIFDQLGSVPDNVILPVGNAGNISAIWKGFKELYEAGFIDKLPRMIGIQAEGASPLAKAWKKKREFKPEEKPETVATAIRIGNPANWKKAWRAVEESGGLFESVSDEEILKAQKLLASKEGIFVEPASASSLAGLIKLKELNLIEPDESYVLITTGHGLKDPNIIIENFKLPEPIEPSLEAFKEVL; this is translated from the coding sequence ATGCTCAGATGTATAGAGTGCGGCAAAGAATACTCGGAAGATGAAGTTAGATATAGATGTGAATGCGGTGGCTTACTGGAGATAATTATAGATTTGGATAAAGTTGAAAATGTTTTTGATGGAAAAAACATGACACTCTGGAAGTACAAGAGCTTTATTCCAGTTGAAAAAAGAGTTTCTCTCAAGGAAGGAGGGACACCTCTCTATCGTTTGGAAAACCTTCAGAAAGAGCTTGAGATGAGAGAGCTTTACGTCAAGAACGAAGGTGCAAATCCAACAGGTTCTTTCAAAGACAGGGGAATGACGGTCGGTGTCTCAAAGGCAATTGAGCTGGGCATGGACAAAGTTATATGCGCCTCAACGGGGAATACTTCAGCATCTTTAGCTGCATATTCAGCAAAAGCCGGGATAAAGAGCTATGTTTTAGTACCAAGCGGAAAGATAGCCTTAGGAAAGCTTGCCCAAGCGATAGTTTATGGTGCAAAGGTTGTTCCAGTTAGGGGAAACTTTGACAATGCTTTAAGGGTTGTAGTGGAGGCAAGCAGGGAATTGGGAGTTTACATGCTCAACTCTATAAATCCATTCCGCCTTGAGGGACAGAAAACGATAGCTTTTGAAATATTTGACCAACTTGGCTCTGTTCCAGATAACGTTATTCTGCCCGTAGGAAACGCTGGCAACATTTCAGCAATCTGGAAGGGTTTTAAAGAGCTTTACGAGGCAGGATTTATCGATAAGCTACCAAGGATGATTGGTATTCAGGCTGAAGGAGCATCTCCACTGGCTAAAGCCTGGAAGAAGAAGAGAGAGTTCAAGCCTGAAGAGAAACCCGAAACTGTAGCAACAGCCATAAGGATTGGAAATCCAGCTAACTGGAAGAAAGCTTGGAGAGCTGTTGAAGAATCAGGCGGATTGTTTGAAAGCGTGAGTGATGAAGAGATCCTGAAAGCTCAAAAACTGCTCGCATCAAAGGAGGGAATTTTTGTCGAACCAGCATCGGCATCTTCCTTGGCTGGTCTAATTAAGCTGAAAGAACTTAACCTAATTGAGCCAGATGAAAGCTATGTTTTAATTACAACGGGACATGGACTGAAAGACCCGAACATAATTATTGAGAACTTTAAGCTTCCGGAGCCGATAGAGCCGAGTTTGGAAGCGTTTAAGGAGGTTCTCTGA
- a CDS encoding homoserine kinase, giving the protein MKVSAPATIANFGPGFDVFGLCLDEPRDVIKVKESDEVMVEVEGFNVPEDPEKNVASISALALLKMLKAEMGFRMKIIKGIRPKSGLGSSGASALGGALALAKLLGVENRELIIKAALEGEKAASGSAHGDNIVPSLFGGFTILKSLSPLEVFKLDVSFKLVIVLPKVEVSTKRARAVLPRYVPLSDAVRNLALASALISALKEGDIEKAGKLLDDYLAIPYRKPLIPWFDNVRRAALESGAYGVSLSGSGPAMFALGEDLGDIGKAMVEAFENEGIGAEYFITKVGGGAKCSDV; this is encoded by the coding sequence ATGAAAGTCTCAGCACCAGCGACGATAGCGAACTTTGGACCCGGATTTGATGTGTTTGGTTTGTGCCTTGATGAACCAAGAGATGTCATCAAAGTCAAAGAAAGCGATGAGGTTATGGTAGAGGTCGAGGGATTCAACGTGCCAGAAGACCCAGAAAAGAACGTTGCTTCAATATCTGCCCTTGCACTCTTGAAGATGCTTAAAGCGGAAATGGGATTTAGGATGAAGATTATAAAGGGGATAAGACCCAAAAGCGGGCTTGGAAGTTCTGGAGCATCAGCTTTAGGTGGGGCATTAGCATTAGCAAAGCTCCTTGGAGTTGAAAATAGGGAACTCATAATAAAGGCCGCTCTTGAGGGAGAAAAAGCTGCATCTGGAAGTGCTCATGGAGATAACATTGTTCCCTCACTCTTTGGCGGGTTTACAATATTAAAATCCCTCTCACCTCTTGAAGTGTTTAAGCTCGATGTCAGCTTTAAACTCGTCATAGTTCTTCCAAAAGTTGAAGTTAGCACAAAAAGAGCAAGAGCAGTGTTACCAAGATATGTTCCTCTAAGCGATGCTGTCAGAAATTTAGCCCTTGCAAGTGCCTTAATCTCAGCTTTGAAAGAAGGTGATATAGAAAAAGCCGGAAAACTTCTGGATGACTACTTGGCTATTCCTTACAGAAAACCGCTCATACCATGGTTCGATAATGTTAGAAGAGCTGCACTGGAAAGCGGGGCTTATGGTGTTTCTCTGTCGGGTTCGGGTCCAGCAATGTTTGCTTTGGGGGAGGATTTAGGGGATATTGGAAAGGCTATGGTTGAAGCCTTTGAGAATGAGGGAATTGGAGCGGAATATTTCATAACCAAAGTTGGAGGAGGAGCGAAATGCTCAGATGTATAG